The region ATGTTGAATGAGTCTTATAGAGTTGGTGTGAAATTTCTTGATGAGGCTAGTAGTTGGGCATTGTTTTGTAAGACCGTATTTGGAAAAGAAAGTTGCCCACGTGAGTTGGAAAATACCGGAAAGAATATTGTAGCAAATTGTAAAGGGCTCCCTTTATCAATTGCTACTATAGGAGGTCTCTTGCCAAAATCTGAGCTTACAAGCGAACATTGGAAGCTTATAGAGctaaatttgaattcaaatgtGATTGATAGTAATGATGATATTTGCTTGAAAATATTGAGGATGAGCTATATCTATCGCAATCACGATGAAGCACGATTGTCTCACAATCTTAGATTGTTGAGGACATTCAAAACATATGCTGAAGATTTTGGTACTATCACTAATCATTAGTATTTCCTATCAAATGTGTTTGAATTGTTGAAGTCGCGGTATCTCAGCTATAATCTCCAGTGTTTGAGTAAATTGGAAAACTTGCACTGCACTGCAAAATTTATGGTTGATCATTATATGTACCAGATTAGGTTCCCACACTCACTCAAGAAGTTGTCTATCACTGTCTCTTACAATATGTACTTGGACCGGAATATGATGTCAAAAGTTGGTTCGTTGCCCCTTCTTGAGAAGCTTGAATATTCGGAACACGAAGGTGGGAAACAATTGAAGGCCAATTCCCGAGCCTCAAGTTTCTACAATTGGAGAAGTGTTGGAATCTTGAAAATTGGATTGTGCCAGACATGTGTACTGCTTTCCACTTGTCGAGAAGCTTCTTTATCTTTCTCATTTGGATAAATTGGAGGAGATCCCATCAGAAGTTGGAGATAGCAACGCTGAAATCAATTTGCTTGATAAAGTGCAGTAGATCCTTCATGTTCAAGTTGAAGTTGCATGGGGATATGATATAGATGATCTAAAGAGCTTGGCAAGTGACAACTTTGATATGATTAGAGTCTTGTCTATCATGTAGCATGCATGCATGGAAGAGTAAGTTTATAATTGGTTATGTTTCAATTTTAGATTAGTTGACAGTTATAAATGGCAGTTTCTATCTTACCGTTACTGTTAGTCACAGTAAGAGTGGAGTGGATTCAAATTCGTTGTATCCTAACCATTCCTTAAATGGACACAATGTTAACTAAGTAGTATTTTGGCTGTTAAATAGAGATTAATAATGATCATCAAATATATACAAACACCGGCTATAGTAATAGTATCAAATAATTATGTTAACGGTTAAGATTTAACTATTTCATCTTGGATCATCTTTATGCtgaaattatttgaatataaattTTCGAAAATAGTTTAGGTAGAGTTTCAATATTTTTGTCAAAGCAAGAAAATGAGCAATGAATGAGGATTGTGATTAAAGTAGATTGCATTTGAGTGAATTTTAAAAAGCCATTTCTTTATATATTTGTCAAAAAATGACAATTTTTATAACTTGATTGAACTGTTACGTTTACATATAGGAGaatagtaaataaaattatatatagttTTGACATTTTGACTAAAGAATTGATGAATCAAAATTACTACCATTGACTCAACACTGTTTCTCAAAAGTAGCATTAAATTTAGCAGAAAGGCAGGAAGAACACAATTTGTAGGGACAATAAGCATCAAAAGATAATACTACTACATAGAAACAAATATTAGAAAGAAGTTAAAACTTcatataaaagagaaataagtTAAGCCTTAATCCtacaacaaataataataataatataccaATAAAAAAGATTCCCCAATAAGATAGTGCACATTCACAGGTTAGGCCTTGATATCTTAGAACAAGGATGGGAAATAATTAACCAGTTTTGGAATAGGTACAGACCTAAGGATTTGCAGTCTATGCGACGGCTACTGGCGAGCTCTCTTGTTGCTGCACGATGGACACTTGTACTGCTTGATGTGCTCAGCTCTGGCAGGAGTGATCTTCACGCATTTGCCATGAAACCATTTCTCGCATATGTCGCAGCAGATCCAGAACTCGTCTGATGCATAGTTCTCTCCACAGGCACCGCATAGTGTTTCCCCATGTTCATCCTCGTCTTCCTCATCTAGTCCCTCATCGTCATCGTTTGGCTCTTCGTCTTTTGGTTGTGGCTTTGAGAACTTCGTCTGTGTACTTTCAATCGTTCGCTGTCACCAAAACAGCAAGATTGTTATTTTACTACCATGAAGTTCAGAACACTGGGTGGAGATATACAGAAAACAAGTTGAAGCAAAATAGAAAATCGTTTAGGGAGATTTTTCCCTACTGGTTTGGAGTTGGACTTCGACTTGTTGCTGCTATTGTTTGAGACTAGAGATTTTTCCTTCTGCTGTTTTTTGGCAGCACCTGTGACAACTTCGAACACAGTAGGGACGTCGTTGATCATGTTGAAAAGCTGCTTCCTGTACCACATACGGGAGAATTCCATCATACAAGCAAATTATAAACATGGTGTCACCCGTCTTCTAAAAGACCAAGAAATATACCATAATGAATAATTTGACACTATTTAAGTTCATATAGATACGGTCATCTGCATATTCTAAAAGACCACGACAAAAATCAAAAGATAAACTGCAAATCGACCCAATACAGACTTAAAATTATTAAGATCTGTCCAAAAAGATATAACTGGCACACGCACCTGTCAGCTTTATCAAATCCGAATCTGGCACCAAAGTAGAAGGCGACAGAAAGTAACCATGCATCACTGTGGACAGCCACTAGAGATAACCAGTCCTTTTCTTGCATCCCATCCTTAGCAAAGTTGATTCCCAGCGCAGGCTCAGGGAGTTCCGGGGGTACCTCTTCAGCAGGTAAATTGACCTCCCATTGCTCACTGGGAAACCCATACAAGCACAAATTCTCCTTTTCTGGAAAAGGAAAACATCAAATATTTAAAACTAACTGCATAAGACACACGTGAAGACAAGAAAAATTGGTGCACGCACAATTAATTTCTACCACGAAAAATAATTGACAAAAATGATACAGGCATAAAGATAAAGGTACATCACACGTCACATCTATCACAGGATATCAAATTGTGAATGCAAAAATACAACATTCAACATTCAATATCGCAGTGATATTAAATGATTCGTTCTTTCAAACCTCTAACAGTAAAATGTGGTCTCTCCAAGTAACTGGTTATAGTACATAAATATCTGGTTCTCATTACAAGGACTTGAAGAGGACAGCTGACGCATTTAGGGTCGTCTAATGCAGAAACTCATGTAATCAACACAAACTTCTAACATCCAGTATTCAAGAAAGGCTAATAAATACTTGAGGGTTGCTTTTGTGAGTATGTTTTCTACCATTGGAATTCTTGATGAGGATAGCCGACTTATTTAGGGTCGTCTAATGCAAAAACTCATGTAATCAACACAAACTTCCAAATCCATTATACAAGAAAGGCTATTGAATACTTTAGAGTTGCTTTTGTGAGTATGTTTTCTACCATTGGAATTCTTAGAGTTGAATGATGAAATCATAAAACAGAGGATCTTGATGTCGAATGTCTTAAGTCACTAGCACACTGTATCCGGTTATTTTCTCGGACCCTTTAGCTGAAAAGGCGACATGCATTCTCTCAGCCATCTCCCATCTTTCAGAAGCTGCATAGATATTCGTCGACAGAAGCATATAGTGATGAGAAAGCTCAGTTATGAATTCCAACATTTCTCTGTCATATAAGTATCACAGTGGGTTCTACATGCCCCCAGCAGCGACTCGTGTCATTTGGCTCCACAGGCATCCCCTTCACTAGATTAAAAGCATCCTCAAGCCTCCCTGATCGTCCCAGAAGATCAACGAGACACCCATAATGCTTCACACTGCGTTTCACTCTGTATCTCTCCATCTTCGAGAATGACTCCAATCCCTCTTCAACTAAACCTCCATGTAGCACACCCAGATAGAACAGAGAGGAATGTGATCTCATCGGGTCTCATGTTCGACTCCTCCATTTTAGTAAAGAGCTCGATGGCCTCCCTGCATCGGATGAACGGCGAATCCAGTTATCAAACTACTCCAAGTTGCAGAGTTCTTTGCCAATGCCTCCCCTCAAACACCAGCCTAGCGTTTCCTAGATCTCCACATTTTGCACACAAGTCAACCAACGAGTTAACAACGAACTCATTCAACTCAATCCTGCTGTTAAGAAGCCTCTCATGAATCTCTCTGCCAATATCCAACATCCCTGCTAGAGTACAAGCTGATAGAACACTAACAAGTGTGAACTCATCCGGTTCAAAACCGTCTTCTTGCATCCTTGTAAAAGCACCCATCACTTCACTAAACATCCCATTATGTGCATATCCAGAAATCAACGAATTCCAGATCACCAAATTCCTCAAACTCATCCCATCAAAAAGCTCTCTTGCTTTCACCACATTACCTCTGTTGAAGTAACCTGTGATCATAACCAACCACACGTAGAAATTCCTCGCTCCCATATTCTCGAAGACCTCCCTCACCGCCTCCATATTCCCATTGCTAGCGTACATGCTGACCATCACAGTCCATGTCACCACAGTCTTCAAACCCTCAGGCACAGCATCAAAAACTAACCTAGCCGTAGCCATATCCCCATTTCTGGCATACGCAGCGATCATGGTGTTCCAAGTGACCGTCGTCCTCTTCGTCATCATCCCAAATAAGGCCGACGCAGCTTCCACGTATCCATTTCACATGTACCCTCCAATCATCGCATTCCAAGAGATTAAATTTCTATCAGGAATTTCGTCGAACTGTTGGCGCGTACTCGCTATGTCACGACATTTTCCATACATGTCGACCAACGAGGTCCCCACCATCACATTGCATTCAACTCCCAACTTCAAGATTTCAGAATGCACAACTTTCCCGAAATTAAGCAGGGAAAGTGAAGCGCAAGCTTTTAGGACTAATGGGACAGCTGGGATCACAATGCCTACGCAGCAGCCGCAGCTGCGGATGTACTTCAAGATTGCGGCTTTAGGTTTTCTGCTGGTAATGCAGTTTTTTGATGGAATCAAACCAGCTCGAGTTTTGGCTCATCGAGAGCAGTGTCGGCTTTGGTAGTTTCTGTGGGTGATGCAGTTTTTTCGTTTCctttagtagtattttttacggaaaaaaaaataatttaaaaccaCAATTTGAACCCGGGTCACCCCTCTGCTTTAAAGGCTCCATGCCACTGAGTTATAAATAAGCTGAAAATCGGCAAGGATAACTTAATTGGCGTTTAAGTCggttcaaaatcacaatttgCAGATACATTAATCTTCACCCAAACATATCAAAATGAAATTCCGTACGAACGGAAACAGTAACGAATACACAAATATGCATCAAAAGGTCCTCCGCCACAAACCGATTCAAAACCTAATGTAGCACTAAATTCCACTTCAAGTTAACTTTGCAAAAGTCAAAACATTTTGTCCGCGCATATTTTACGAAATCGAAATCATTTCCGAAACACACAAAACGAAACCGGCAATTAAAAATGtacccaaaaaaataaaattgattagTGTGCAAAACCGAAATCCTACCAGGATCACATTGTTGGAAAAATTCTTCAACATCTGCAAACaggaacaaaaacaaaaaatcaacaggatgagatgaaaaaataaaaacaatgcaCACACCGTAAAGCTAGGAAGCAAATTATTTCGCAAACATTCGAATTTAGGGGGAAAATGGACAAATAAGACATAGACATAGATATATATACCTGTGGTGAGGGCTTTGATGAGTCCAGTTCTTCTCCCCTTAAAATCCCTAAACACTTCTTCAACAGTCCGAGGATTGTAGCCTTGCTCCATCTCCGTTTCTCAAGCTCAATTTTGCGGGGAAAGGCAACAGTGAGGAAACGCAGCAGGAATTCTCTGTGGGGGTTTAACGGTAGGGGATATCAAATTGTCTAGAGAGAGAAGATGAGATGATGGAGCGGATTTGAATCTAACGGGTTTAACTATATTTCAGAATTGGGCGATGAGTCCGACACcccattttttataaatttttcttttaaattttctccattttttcTGTATATTTTAATATCCGTTTGTTGGGATTTGGGAATGGAAAAATATAATATTGCCCGTCGCATATGAGTTTTTCTTCTTCAAACTCAAAAGGtcacatttttgtttttttaaaggAATATTTGCAAATAAATGACTAAAACCAGCGTGAATTACAAAgcataaataaacaaattaataatccACTCAAAAGATTTGATTCAGATTATTTTATTTGGATTTAGTCATTTAGATTGCATGATTTCGTAAATCAAAATTTTTGAAGGTAGACCACATgtataaagtaattaaattacaaTTGAGCATTGGCATTTAATTTAAAGAGAAATAAGTTCAATGTTAATGAATAAGGTTACCAAAATACTATGCTACACAATGAACTAATGTTGCAAGGGTTATGAATTATAGTTCCCtagagtattttatttcttcaagtGTCATGTTATTTTTTCTCGCTCAATACATAAGTATGTTGGTCTAGCTTTAtaagatttaaataaaatcGAATCACATGTGACTGACTTTCATCTATATTCTCTATCCAATAACAAGCCCAATATTTTAATAACTCAGCTCcataaatataaatagtaaaaaGCCAAATGTTCTATCTAACCATGACATGAATTCATATCCAACCCAAACAAAGAATGTGAAAAGTGATTTGTTAAAACCAGTACACGAAAAAAAATCCCCTAATGTCACAGATGGCCTCGTCATCTCGAGACCGAGACCGAGACCGAGCTCGAGCACCACATCAGCTGCTGCAAGACTCGCACAATAAAAAATCCCAACCAGCCTTGAGTGAGAAATTTCAGCTCTCAAAAAGAGATGTAAATATGGTGTTTTCCAGCATATAGCAAAACTGTTCCTTCACTTGTATTGTGCATTCAGTCATTTACTGCACAAGAATATAAAGATTAATGGGATGACAGTAACGAGTTTTCAGCACAAAATACTTCGTGATAGGTGGTGCTCGACAGAGTCAGGATTATGAACAGCATAAATGGAATGAACACTTGAGCTATATGAATCAATTTATATCTTCAAAGATAATGGAAGCCTATAATGTTGATATTACTATAAGAAAAGGGATCCATGACAATGGGGTTGTCCAGATGCAACGTGGTGTAGTTCTCTCTAACGCATCGAAGCAATTCAATCAAGCTTCTTCAGCATGACATAGGAAaagtgtagaaagaaaaaggggAGATGACGGTCTTACAAGAGGATATGTGGGCATGTAGTAAACAGGCTGGTGTTGTCCTACTGTCATCTGCTGGCCATACTGCAAGAACACTAAATTAAAGTTTCCATAGCGCCGCAAACTGTGGCTAGAATCCCTAGTAGAGCAAACTACAACAAACCTGAGGTCCGTTTGGATGGTAatattgttgagtcattggtaCAGCCGGTGGATTATACATAACTGGCTGTTGTGGAGCAAAAGAAGGCCCAACCTGCATAATCATAATAAGCCCAAAAATGGATCAGTAATGAGTTGAATATACCTAAGAAAGTGACAAGAATGCGATGAccaagaagaccaaaaaatatTAAGGCTCTGATTACTTTTGTACCCAAAGATTTTTCTTCCCAAATTCTGTTATCATTAAAACAAACAGAAACATGCATGAGTCCAGGAATTTTATTCCTAAATGTCACATTATCAGATAAGAGCATTTCCTCTTTCTTCTCAGTCTCTTAAAACACTGAAAAGCCACCCTTACAGTATCACTGGACATGCAATTGAAGTGCTGATTAACTGAATGAACGGAACTAGCATCCATAAGTTCTTATGTCAAACATGTTTGACAGAAAAGGTAACCttgattcattgaaatattaacgGCAATCTAATgatctaaacaaagaaaaaaaacaactagCAACAAAGATGTGTGTATTCACCCCAACACCGGATGAAAAGCCATGCAGAGGTGGATAGTAAAAGGAATTCTCTGCAACGGGAGAAGACGGCCTAGGCGTCTGAAATGGGACAAAGCTCTTAGCATTTGCATTCATTTTAAACTCCTGAAAGATATGAAGACGGGTAAGAGGGTTAGCAAAACACAAACTAGACATGTAAATCTGATGCACCATAGGACATGATGACACTAAATTATAAATGGCATGCATCAAATTTCCAAACTGTAGTCACCTTGGCATGTGGATTAAGTGTTGACTTCTCTGAAGACAACGAAGCAACAGATGAACTAGGAGACAGTCCACGGACAATGGAAGCTGAAGTACCTCCTCCATGATCAGAAGTAGATGATGCGGAACTACTAGTCCGAGCAAGAGAGGATGCAATCCCTTGTGCTACAGGACATGAGGTGCCCTCTGGTAACTCATTGAAGAAGCTTCCCTTATCCGGACCTTTGGATGAAAAACATGACGGATCAAATTCGGTAGCATTTGCAGATAATCCCACCTTAGAACAGCCTTCTTTATTCAATGAGTTTGAATCTGAGAATGTATATGTATGTCAATCTTAATGAAGACAGATAAATAACATTGCACCAGGGAAAATAGGGTCTAGAACTCAGACAATTGACAAAGCAAAAGTAAAATAAGGGCAGAATTGTCTCAATCAATGAAAATATGCCAGTTCAACAACTCTTATAAATATTACACAAATTTGAAAAAACTCATCCAATAAGACTAATCAAAAAAGAAGGAAGATCCAAAAAAGGCACCTAATAAGAAGGAAAACTTGGTTAAGATTTAAGAAGATTCTTGCTTATTATGAAAGGAAAATTTGCTATCTGGACCAAATATATGTATGTGGCTGGAACAATCCTAACAAATAAGAAAGATCGCTCACCCTCAGCTTTAGATGCTTGATTCCGTAAATGTACCTGCAAGATAGAAAGAACATGATGGTTAGATCCATCAACAACACGTCAAAGAAATGTTGTCACTCTGCGGAGTTCAATAGACTCTCACTTCTTGCATTTCTTCGTCCTCCTGAGAGTATCTGTTTGCAGTATGCTTGGCATAACCCACCAACACTGGATGATGTGCATCCCTGCTAATAGCAGCAAGTGAAGATAGCCTTTCTCCCTAATCAGACAAAACAGGAGATATAACTGGAAACTTATATTTCAAATGCAGCATAGAGTAAATTGGTTCAACAGTGTGAGATATAACTATAAGGAAACTAAGTAAGTTGCATAAAAATGGGAAACTATAATAAAGATCAGCTGTCTACGTAAGGATAATAAACCCTTTCACTGTGGATCCAACTATAGTAGGCGCACACAGTTAATAATTTCGAACTCAATTCTAAAATAAGCGGATTCTCATATGGCAGCTTCCAACATATTAAAATTCCTTTAAGCGAGATGAATTAGCAAATGACACCCTCAGAGGTGGAAACATATGCATAGAAAGTTTAGTTTTACTCTCAACAGAAAAGACCTAACCGATAAATCAGAGAGCAAGAGGGAAGTAACAAATAGTACACATATCAactatatatgtgttttgttcaCCTAATTATATTGGATCCAATATATACTGCGAGCAAAATTTGTAGCAGTAGCACAAATCCTGATTTATACGGGTGTTTGGCTTGAATACTAAGAATAATTGACCACTTGGTCCCTGCCTCTACCAGAAGCATAATACAGAAGGGATGGACATCAGATAATGTAAGAGGAGATTATCAAGCATAGCCTGAGTGTCTGTGGCAGCAAAAATTGTTTTTCATCACAAAACAAAGATAAAGAAGCAGAAAAGACAATTAAAGTTGTCTGTTGCCTCTAGATGAAATACCAGAGTGTGCTGGGATTTTGAAACTAAAAAGGAACTTTGATTATATCCAAGGTAATTCATGGATTAAATGAACATATTGTTACTTTTCAGGTATAATTACTGAACTGGAAACCCTTCCCCTTCATCACTATCTAAAGTATTGATAATCAGAAGACAGAAGTGAGATTGTGGAAGTAACATAAGAAAGCTATCACTCAGCACGACAATTGAAACAATACCAATAACAATGCCAGGTATAATGGAAATCAAAGAACAGTTAGAGAAATTGAGAAGTACCGTTAGTAAGGATTTCAGTGACACTTGAGTCCCACTGCTTTTCCCCCTATTAATGTCTGTGCGAGTTCTGCCAGTATACGAAACGGAGACATCTCCAAATGTTTCATCATTTTGCAAATCCAACACCGTTTCCACAATCTCTTCGTATGTGCTGCCATCAGTCCCCCGGTAGACTGATGAAAAGCGAGTTTCTTCATCTATCTCAATGTTTCCATCAATTTGAATACCTCTTTCCTACACAATGACATGACTGAGATAAACAAAAAACAGAGTCGCACACACTAAAGGAAAGATAAACGAACAGTAAGTCAAGTCTCAGTCCAACCTCTGCAAGATGAAGATCAAGAGTTTGCTCGCCTTCAATCTCTCTAGCTATCTTTAAAGCTTCTCTTTCCAATTCTCTCGTCTGGGGGCCTCTATCAAGTTTCGTTGTGTAAAGCTCCTCATCAAAGGTGCTCTTGACTCCAAATAAAGTTTTATTAACCTCAAACTGATCCCAGCCTCTGGTATGCAAATAAAGGTACCGTACTACTCAAAATAGCATCACAATACTAAATTAATTGGAGATTTGGAGGAACTTTGTCATGAATAAACAGTAAGTTTAAGAGAGTAAATGTGATATCTCAACCTGTTCCAAGGGCCATCAAATATATTCTCCAGTTCAGGACACCCAGGATCATCTTCATCCGGAACCCATCGCTCCAATTCTCTCCCCACATCTACATGCTGTGATTGTGATATGCAGGAATCTGTCATAAGCTCATGATGCTTTTCGCGCTGGAGCTCATTCAAGAACCCATCCCTAATTACAGGTACGTCCTGTTccgattacaatttacaattaaGATTTACTTTAGGATGTTATATCCAATTACAAAAAACCCATGCTAGCAGAATGTTCTGCATCACAATCAAGATCACATAATACAAGTTACAGGTAACTTTATCAGTTTATCAGCAAATGTGAGCGTAGCAGTTCAAATTGTCATCAGAAAACAAGATTTACGAGGACAGAAATTGTTGAACCTTTGCTATGACTTGCACAAGATCCGTAGCAGGTATGATCAAAGTCTTAGAAGGCGTCTTAGAAGAATCTGAGATATTTTCCTGCCCTTGAGAACCATTCCTAACTGAGTATGCCATTTTCAGAATAACACCTATACCAACGAAAAAGAGTAATATCTCAGGGACATTTCATAACAGCAGGGTTCAAAATAGGTCTTACACCACAGAAAGATGCTTTTATCGATAACCATATCCAGCTATATTTTCTCAACATACCATAATCCCCCTCGCTGATAGCATGAAAGATTCCTGAATATACAGATCCATCGTGCACCTGTACTTCCACTTGATGTCCAATGAGGCATGTTGTTAAATATATAAGTCTATCACAAGAATTGGATTCATGTGTTTCTGCTACACCCAAAGTTAATCGGAGTTAgatatatacacaaactatgAGTGCACAATCATGAATTCTCAACTAAACCACCCCAGCTATCAGCCGAAACCTACTATTAAGAAAGCTTGTTGCAGTGTCTCCTTTGATTTTACGATGACCATATCCATTAGAAGAGGACCTGGGTGGTAGTAGAGTTTGCTGCATATTCATCTTCAGCAGATGCAAGCAAATATATTAGACCCAGGTCCAGAAAATGTACTGCAAAGAATACAAACATTACACTCAAAATCTTTCACCAAGCACAAGAGAAGGTTAAACAAAAGAGAATGAGAAATAACTAAACAGAATTGTAACAACAGTCCAAGGCTTTCAACAAGTAACTTCTCTTGGTAATATGAAAGGAAACAATGCGCCATCACCATTTAGGTGTATCCGTAGATCAGATTCTTAGAGCAGCTAAGGATTCAGTTTTTAATACTTATCCAACCCACATAGTTGCCACAAAAATAGATTACATTTCACGCACAAATAAGAAAGGTAATGTAGTGAAAACCACAATGTAATAATGCTGCCAAAATCTGATGCACTAACacatagtaatatttttaataataattaaaaaaacgaaTTTTAAAGATTCCACAAACCTAGATACTTCACCATGGCATAATACAAGATTAGAGAAACAACGGAAAAAAAATAGGATACCCAGAAAAACTtttttcttgataaaaatcatcatcaacaaataaTAACCAACACAAAGAATGAACTGCTTCCAACGTACCTAAAGCACGGATATTTAGTGTGTAGCAAGCAACAAAATGTATTAACTAAAAACTGTTGCAGAAACAAATTGATTATTATATTCACCGCTATTTTCCTTTGTTCGTGTTCAGCTATATCATTTTCCGATTATAATCCAAACGATAACCACTGGAATGGATACAATTAACTAAATTGGGAGCTAAATCACCCAAAAAAAATCCCTCCTTGAATCTTGAGTTTATCATTTGACAAATTACATCAAACTATAAAGCATGTGATGCAGAGAGGGTTGACGGAGTATACTCACGCGAAATAGAATGGGAAGATGCAAAGAGAGAAAGGAAGGAAATCTCGAAAAAGGGTTTGATCGAACTAAGCGACGTCGCTCGGATATGTCGGAGGGCTACCGCCTTGAAAAAACCCGAGCCGAATCAGGAAATGGGGCTAATTGTGATATGCTTTTGACAAAATGGAAGTAGGCGAGTGCACATTTACGGTACCCGGCGACCCGACGCGACCCGAATTGGATCTGCCATTGCATTGAATCGGGTTGGAAATTAGGGGAATTTTGGTTTGCTGTTTTAACcccattttattttgttttctgaaaccctaattttttttttgtagtagtattatttagatTCTGCATTACGTGTTTCTTAGCACCTGAACACTATATTATTCAttgtaataaaatgaaaatctgAATTTTATGAAccattaaataaatttaaagtaaTACAACATACaatctttttctattttgagtGAAATACATCAATGGTACtcgatctttcactttcgcacgtaaatggtacctgatctttattttatatcgtttttttACCTATTAATCACATTTTTAGTACCTGATGAGATTTTCACCCAAAAATGCCCTTTAAACAAATGCATTTTTCCATTgcatttttccatttgtgtcatGGAGGATATTTTAGGCATAaacaaaactagtaccaaaagtgatattataatatattctttcattctcctcactctttacactattattattaatcaatattaatattattattattattattttaatgttataaattaataatttatttattctttaatatcattcaaatatacttaattataattataattatatttctttattataataatattattgttataatataaaaactagtagtaattaataaataatcatagtataattatttaaattatgaatcatgtaatattatataaaaataacaattattattattgtaacGTCTCTAACCTAAATATGTagtatatttgattttttagatatttggatattttattataattaatattgtgATTATGTTTAAATA is a window of Salvia splendens isolate huo1 chromosome 3, SspV2, whole genome shotgun sequence DNA encoding:
- the LOC121794177 gene encoding polyadenylate-binding protein-interacting protein 3-like isoform X2; the encoded protein is MNMQQTLLPPRSSSNGYGHRKIKGDTATSFLNKTHESNSCDRLIYLTTCLIGHQVEVQVHDGSVYSGIFHAISEGDYGVILKMAYSVRNGSQGQENISDSSKTPSKTLIIPATDLVQVIAKDVPVIRDGFLNELQREKHHELMTDSCISQSQHVDVGRELERWVPDEDDPGCPELENIFDGPWNRGWDQFEVNKTLFGVKSTFDEELYTTKLDRGPQTRELEREALKIAREIEGEQTLDLHLAEERGIQIDGNIEIDEETRFSSVYRGTDGSTYEEIVETVLDLQNDETFGDVSVSYTGRTRTDINRGKSSGTQVSLKSLLTGERLSSLAAISRDAHHPVLVGYAKHTANRYSQEDEEMQEVHLRNQASKAEDSNSLNKEGCSKVGLSANATEFDPSCFSSKGPDKGSFFNELPEGTSCPVAQGIASSLARTSSSASSTSDHGGGTSASIVRGLSPSSSVASLSSEKSTLNPHAKEFKMNANAKSFVPFQTPRPSSPVAENSFYYPPLHGFSSGVGVGPSFAPQQPVMYNPPAVPMTQQYYHPNGPQYGQQMTVGQHQPVYYMPTYPL
- the LOC121794177 gene encoding polyadenylate-binding protein-interacting protein 3-like isoform X1; amino-acid sequence: MNMQQTLLPPRSSSNGYGHRKIKGDTATSFLNTETHESNSCDRLIYLTTCLIGHQVEVQVHDGSVYSGIFHAISEGDYGVILKMAYSVRNGSQGQENISDSSKTPSKTLIIPATDLVQVIAKDVPVIRDGFLNELQREKHHELMTDSCISQSQHVDVGRELERWVPDEDDPGCPELENIFDGPWNRGWDQFEVNKTLFGVKSTFDEELYTTKLDRGPQTRELEREALKIAREIEGEQTLDLHLAEERGIQIDGNIEIDEETRFSSVYRGTDGSTYEEIVETVLDLQNDETFGDVSVSYTGRTRTDINRGKSSGTQVSLKSLLTGERLSSLAAISRDAHHPVLVGYAKHTANRYSQEDEEMQEVHLRNQASKAEDSNSLNKEGCSKVGLSANATEFDPSCFSSKGPDKGSFFNELPEGTSCPVAQGIASSLARTSSSASSTSDHGGGTSASIVRGLSPSSSVASLSSEKSTLNPHAKEFKMNANAKSFVPFQTPRPSSPVAENSFYYPPLHGFSSGVGVGPSFAPQQPVMYNPPAVPMTQQYYHPNGPQYGQQMTVGQHQPVYYMPTYPL
- the LOC121794180 gene encoding pentatricopeptide repeat-containing protein At3g21470-like, whose product is MMTKRTTVTWNTMIAAYARNGDMATARLVFDAVPEGLKTVVTWTVMVSMYASNGNMEAVREVFENMGARNFYVWLVMITGYFNRGNVVKARELFDGMSLRNLVIWNSLISGYAHNGMFSEVMGAFTRMQEDGFEPDEFTLVSVLSACTLAGMLDIGREIHERLLNSRIELNEFVVNSLVDLCAKCGDLGNARLVFEGRHWQRTLQLGVV
- the LOC121794178 gene encoding PHD finger protein ALFIN-LIKE 4-like isoform X1, which gives rise to MEQGYNPRTVEEVFRDFKGRRTGLIKALTTDVEEFFQQCDPEKENLCLYGFPSEQWEVNLPAEEVPPELPEPALGINFAKDGMQEKDWLSLVAVHSDAWLLSVAFYFGARFGFDKADRKQLFNMINDVPTVFEVVTGAAKKQQKEKSLVSNNSSNKSKSNSKPRTIESTQTKFSKPQPKDEEPNDDDEGLDEEDEDEHGETLCGACGENYASDEFWICCDICEKWFHGKCVKITPARAEHIKQYKCPSCSNKRARQ
- the LOC121794178 gene encoding PHD finger protein ALFIN-LIKE 4-like isoform X2; this encodes MISSFNSKNSNEKENLCLYGFPSEQWEVNLPAEEVPPELPEPALGINFAKDGMQEKDWLSLVAVHSDAWLLSVAFYFGARFGFDKADRKQLFNMINDVPTVFEVVTGAAKKQQKEKSLVSNNSSNKSKSNSKPRTIESTQTKFSKPQPKDEEPNDDDEGLDEEDEDEHGETLCGACGENYASDEFWICCDICEKWFHGKCVKITPARAEHIKQYKCPSCSNKRARQ